A region from the Cellvibrio sp. PSBB006 genome encodes:
- a CDS encoding ComF family protein — protein MMFPHIHHRIGEFFNRLSPTACLLCSCGLHGELLCHNCELSLPHISFAEHSCQQCALPLTSDAGYCGQCLQKPPAFSRTIAPFRYQHPVDFLIHNFKYRRQLTAGRALGNALAQCIQHTYSEQGWHLPELIIPVPLHWARRWLRGFNQTELLGRQLARHLDIPLQSRLCRRTRYTPSQKGLSRAKRQENLRQVFCVTATGRTAMDGRCIALLDDVVTTTATTRELSRLLIQQGAKEVHVWAVARTDL, from the coding sequence ATGATGTTTCCGCATATTCACCACAGGATCGGGGAATTTTTTAATCGACTGTCGCCCACGGCCTGCCTGCTATGCAGCTGCGGCCTACACGGCGAGCTTCTCTGCCACAACTGTGAGTTATCACTTCCTCACATTTCATTCGCTGAGCACTCATGCCAACAGTGTGCATTACCACTGACCAGCGACGCCGGTTATTGCGGCCAGTGTTTACAGAAACCGCCCGCTTTTTCACGCACTATTGCGCCCTTTCGTTACCAGCACCCGGTGGATTTCCTGATCCACAATTTCAAATATCGTCGCCAACTCACCGCAGGCAGAGCATTAGGGAATGCGTTGGCGCAGTGCATCCAGCACACCTACAGTGAACAAGGTTGGCATTTACCGGAACTGATAATTCCCGTGCCTTTGCACTGGGCGCGGCGCTGGTTGCGCGGCTTCAATCAAACCGAGCTACTCGGACGGCAACTGGCCAGACATCTGGATATTCCATTGCAATCCCGGCTTTGCCGGCGCACGCGATACACGCCGTCACAAAAAGGCTTGAGCCGCGCAAAACGGCAGGAGAATCTGCGTCAGGTGTTTTGTGTGACGGCGACCGGGCGCACTGCAATGGACGGACGGTGTATTGCACTGCTGGATGATGTAGTTACAACCACAGCCACCACGCGTGAATTGAGCAGGTTATTGATTCAGCAGGGGGCAAAGGAGGTACATGTCTGGGCGGTCGCCCGAACAGACCTATGA
- the bioF gene encoding 8-amino-7-oxononanoate synthase, whose amino-acid sequence MDNSLEHILAPALSERRAAHRYRHRRVLETPQLPELVVDGKSYQAFCSNDYLGLANHPAVIKRLQSAAEHFGVGSGASHLVNGHSSEHHALEEELAAFCGRERALLFSTGYMANFGAITALVGQGDAVFEDRLNHASLLDAGLLSSARFQRFLHNDLDNLQTRLEKTEAARKLIVVDGVFSMDGDFAPLPQLAQLAQQHNAWLMVDDAHGFGCFGQRGGGTAEHFGLTQAQLPILMGTLGKAFGTFGAFIAGSEVLIETLIQFARPYIYTTAMPPAVAAATRTSLQLLQQESWRREHLQQLIVHFRRGAAEIGLQLLYSASPIQPIILGDEARALAFSEELAARGFLVIAIRPPTVPVGSSRLRVTLSAAHSVAQVDALLNALTDINNKVRA is encoded by the coding sequence GTGGACAATTCTCTCGAACACATTCTCGCGCCGGCGCTTTCCGAGCGCCGCGCCGCTCATCGTTATCGCCATCGGCGGGTGCTGGAAACGCCGCAGTTGCCGGAACTGGTTGTTGATGGTAAATCCTATCAGGCATTTTGCAGCAACGACTATCTCGGCCTTGCCAATCATCCTGCGGTAATAAAACGTTTGCAGAGCGCAGCGGAGCACTTCGGTGTGGGCAGCGGCGCATCGCATCTGGTCAACGGCCATTCCTCAGAACACCACGCACTCGAAGAAGAATTGGCGGCGTTTTGCGGGCGCGAACGCGCCTTGTTATTTTCCACCGGCTACATGGCCAATTTCGGTGCGATTACCGCCTTGGTCGGGCAGGGCGATGCCGTCTTTGAAGATCGGTTAAACCATGCATCGTTACTGGACGCCGGGCTGCTCAGCAGTGCGCGCTTTCAACGTTTTCTGCACAACGACCTGGATAACTTGCAAACCCGTTTGGAAAAAACCGAAGCTGCGCGAAAATTAATTGTGGTGGATGGTGTGTTCAGTATGGATGGCGACTTTGCGCCGCTGCCGCAACTGGCGCAACTGGCGCAGCAACATAATGCCTGGCTGATGGTAGATGATGCGCACGGCTTCGGCTGCTTCGGTCAACGTGGTGGTGGCACTGCTGAACATTTCGGTTTAACGCAAGCACAATTACCGATTCTGATGGGCACATTAGGAAAAGCGTTTGGAACCTTCGGTGCGTTTATCGCCGGCAGTGAAGTGCTGATAGAAACACTGATTCAATTTGCGCGCCCGTACATCTACACCACCGCCATGCCGCCAGCTGTCGCAGCGGCTACTCGCACCAGTTTGCAATTGCTGCAACAGGAATCCTGGCGGCGCGAACATTTGCAACAACTCATCGTGCATTTTCGCCGTGGTGCGGCGGAAATTGGTTTGCAGTTGCTCTATTCAGCCTCGCCAATCCAACCGATTATTTTGGGCGATGAAGCTCGCGCCCTGGCTTTTTCTGAAGAGCTCGCAGCGCGTGGCTTTTTGGTGATAGCGATTCGTCCTCCCACAGTACCGGTCGGCAGTTCGCGTTTGCGCGTCACCTTGTCAGCAGCACATTCCGTTGCCCAGGTCGATGCGTTATTGAATGCACTCACCGACATTAACAACAAGGTGCGCGCGTGA
- the bioC gene encoding malonyl-ACP O-methyltransferase BioC, whose protein sequence is MIPARQSSSPTRLAVHYYPAQKLPVQREPLVLLHGWGCDSQTWQPLLHDLQQFGDLYAIDLPGFGGSESIPFAGLDTVLDLLAQQLPARAVLMGWSLGGMLAVALAARAPEKVSRVITLATNVKFVASADYPAAMPRAINRNFNQQFAADPHQTLKLFTGLLAQGDARERSLLKTLRGIKTGEPNTAWQDALLLLAQLDNRTAFAQLSQPGLHILTEADALVPVSAADELRKLNPHQHIEVLSDSAHAIHWSQPHQVVQLINIFLQPTPGVLDKCKVAQSFSRAARTYDAVAKLQRDVGQHLLQQLPKHLVPHRVIDLGCGTGFFSQQLRQQFPPAELIGVDIAQGMLDFARETHGDLATWLCCDAEQLSLADASVELIFSSLAIQWCTDTDRLFAEIRRVLTPGGVALLATLGPATLHELRHAWQQVDGYVHVNRFETAENLQASIAASDLVLADWQTEQRELHYDRLVDLTRELKALGAHNINAGKPGGLTGRKKIEAFKQAYEQFRRDDALPASYELFYVLVQAPWATSEN, encoded by the coding sequence GTGATTCCGGCAAGACAATCATCATCGCCGACCCGGTTGGCTGTTCATTATTATCCTGCACAGAAATTGCCGGTACAGCGCGAGCCGTTGGTGCTGTTGCATGGCTGGGGGTGTGACAGCCAAACCTGGCAGCCATTGCTGCACGACTTGCAACAGTTCGGTGATCTCTATGCTATAGATCTGCCCGGTTTTGGCGGCAGTGAATCCATACCTTTTGCTGGGCTGGATACGGTGCTGGATTTGCTGGCGCAACAATTGCCCGCGCGCGCTGTGCTGATGGGCTGGTCGCTGGGCGGCATGCTCGCGGTCGCGCTGGCGGCGCGTGCGCCAGAAAAAGTGTCTCGTGTGATTACGTTGGCCACCAATGTAAAATTTGTCGCGTCCGCCGATTATCCAGCGGCTATGCCGCGCGCGATCAATCGCAACTTTAATCAGCAATTTGCCGCCGACCCGCACCAGACCTTGAAGCTGTTTACCGGTTTGCTGGCGCAGGGTGATGCACGGGAACGTTCGCTGCTGAAAACCTTGCGCGGCATAAAAACAGGTGAGCCTAACACTGCGTGGCAAGATGCACTCTTGTTGTTGGCGCAATTGGATAATCGCACTGCTTTTGCGCAGCTCTCTCAACCTGGGTTGCACATTCTGACCGAAGCCGATGCTTTGGTGCCGGTAAGCGCTGCAGATGAACTGCGTAAACTCAACCCGCATCAACACATAGAAGTCCTGTCTGATTCTGCTCATGCGATTCACTGGAGTCAACCGCATCAGGTCGTGCAGTTGATCAACATATTTTTGCAGCCCACTCCGGGTGTTTTGGATAAATGCAAAGTCGCGCAATCCTTCAGTCGCGCAGCGCGCACCTATGATGCGGTGGCGAAATTGCAGCGCGATGTCGGTCAGCACTTATTACAGCAATTGCCGAAACATCTGGTACCACACCGAGTCATTGACCTAGGTTGTGGTACGGGGTTTTTTAGTCAGCAGCTCCGGCAGCAGTTTCCGCCCGCCGAACTTATCGGTGTGGATATTGCGCAAGGCATGTTGGATTTCGCTCGTGAAACTCACGGTGATCTGGCGACCTGGTTATGTTGCGATGCAGAACAGCTTTCCCTTGCTGACGCCAGTGTGGAATTGATTTTTTCCAGTCTGGCCATTCAGTGGTGCACTGACACTGATCGACTATTCGCAGAAATTCGCCGCGTATTAACACCGGGTGGCGTTGCTTTGCTGGCCACTCTCGGGCCAGCCACCTTGCATGAGTTGCGTCATGCCTGGCAACAGGTGGATGGCTATGTGCATGTCAATCGGTTTGAAACCGCTGAAAACTTACAAGCGTCTATTGCAGCATCCGATTTAGTGTTGGCTGATTGGCAAACTGAACAACGGGAATTGCACTACGATCGCCTGGTGGATTTGACCCGGGAGCTGAAAGCCCTGGGCGCGCACAATATCAATGCCGGGAAACCGGGAGGTCTGACCGGCCGCAAAAAAATTGAGGCCTTTAAGCAGGCATACGAACAATTTCGTCGCGATGATGCATTGCCGGCAAGTTACGAGTTGTTCTATGTATTGGTGCAGGCGCCTTGGGCAACCTCGGAAAATTAA
- a CDS encoding outer membrane beta-barrel protein: protein MKYGWIALAMCGLFALPVHAENYGGFALGAAEFCEGAGESGFFGGDCLNPRFLLRGYAGHRFSDFVSLELSFDAILDPRGWFGGGHGKTQIDGATVGAYGLMSLPLADEARLFAGPGVGGSMVHTSWGDTRFVEAGDETWETRESSDTTFGMNIGWTAGVEFATSYTGVVRIQWQTWRSIDSDALFDDEFSANYLSISLRGDF from the coding sequence ATGAAATACGGATGGATTGCGCTGGCAATGTGTGGATTGTTCGCCCTGCCGGTTCACGCGGAAAATTACGGTGGCTTTGCACTAGGTGCGGCAGAGTTTTGTGAAGGGGCCGGCGAGTCCGGTTTTTTCGGTGGCGATTGTTTAAACCCAAGATTCTTGCTGCGTGGTTACGCGGGTCATCGGTTTTCCGATTTTGTCAGTCTTGAACTTAGCTTTGATGCCATTCTCGATCCGCGCGGTTGGTTTGGCGGCGGACATGGAAAAACGCAAATCGACGGTGCAACTGTCGGTGCTTACGGATTGATGTCACTGCCGCTTGCGGATGAAGCTCGCTTATTCGCTGGCCCTGGCGTTGGCGGTTCAATGGTCCATACATCCTGGGGCGACACTCGCTTTGTTGAGGCTGGCGATGAAACATGGGAAACGCGTGAATCGAGCGATACCACCTTTGGTATGAATATCGGTTGGACTGCCGGGGTGGAGTTTGCAACAAGCTATACCGGCGTTGTACGCATCCAATGGCAAACCTGGCGCTCCATTGATTCTGATGCACTTTTTGATGATGAATTTAGTGCGAACTATTTATCTATTTCCTTGCGTGGCGATTTCTAA
- the bioD gene encoding dethiobiotin synthase, protein MTKKTFFVTGTDTGVGKTLMSAGLLLAAKERGLSTAALKPVAAGCEVTAEGLRNDDALLLQSVITQSLAYEQINPIALEPAIAPHIAAQQARRVLSVDRLTGFCRGVLNQADFTLVEGAGGWRVPLNSAETLADLARTLQLPVILIVGIRLGCINHAMLTVEAIARDGLPLAGWVANIIDPDMPCQQENIVSLQQRLAAPCLGVVPYLGQGASPVQLKEFFSNTSVASLFQ, encoded by the coding sequence ATGACTAAAAAAACGTTTTTCGTAACAGGTACGGATACCGGTGTAGGCAAAACATTGATGTCCGCCGGACTGCTGTTGGCTGCAAAAGAGCGTGGTTTATCGACCGCTGCATTAAAACCAGTGGCTGCAGGTTGCGAGGTCACCGCAGAGGGCTTGCGCAATGACGATGCGTTGTTGTTGCAGTCTGTCATCACGCAGTCTTTGGCTTATGAGCAAATCAATCCCATCGCGCTTGAGCCGGCCATTGCCCCACACATTGCGGCACAACAAGCCCGGCGTGTGTTATCGGTGGATCGCCTGACCGGGTTTTGTCGCGGGGTTTTAAATCAGGCGGACTTTACTCTGGTGGAAGGTGCTGGCGGTTGGCGAGTGCCGTTAAATTCAGCAGAAACCCTGGCGGATCTTGCGCGCACCTTGCAGTTGCCGGTGATATTGATTGTGGGGATACGTTTGGGATGTATTAACCACGCCATGCTAACGGTCGAAGCCATCGCGCGGGATGGTTTACCCCTTGCCGGCTGGGTGGCCAATATTATTGATCCGGATATGCCGTGCCAGCAGGAAAATATTGTGTCCTTGCAGCAACGCTTGGCAGCGCCTTGTTTGGGTGTTGTGCCTTACCTGGGGCAGGGCGCATCCCCGGTACAACTGAAAGAATTTTTTTCCAACACCTCTGTCGCGTCTCTTTTCCAATAG
- a CDS encoding ParA family protein: MITIAFYNLKGGVGKTTTAVNMAYMAAAAGKNTVLWDLDPQAAATWLCQQENAKSRAIKVFSKGRAVADLEVATPFPGLSVIPADLSLRKMEKEFEGQSGNRWLKNLIKPLADKNDILIYDCAPSLSPAMEQLLSDVDIVLIPMIPSPLSIRAMEQVIAFFGEKKNSPQKIVGFFNQVDMRRNLHRQAVENLKQMPVPMLKSWIPMNSAVEQMALRQAPLTSYASHGRAALAYQEMWKELARLLRKTEREASVAS, encoded by the coding sequence ATGATCACGATTGCGTTCTACAACCTCAAAGGTGGCGTGGGTAAAACCACTACCGCCGTAAACATGGCTTACATGGCGGCGGCGGCCGGGAAAAACACGGTGTTGTGGGATCTGGACCCCCAGGCCGCAGCGACCTGGTTGTGTCAGCAAGAGAATGCCAAATCCCGGGCCATTAAAGTCTTCAGCAAGGGTAGAGCGGTTGCCGACCTGGAGGTGGCTACACCCTTCCCCGGTTTGAGCGTCATTCCGGCAGACCTGAGCCTGCGCAAGATGGAGAAGGAGTTTGAAGGCCAGAGCGGCAATCGCTGGTTGAAGAACCTCATCAAACCCCTCGCTGATAAGAACGACATCCTGATCTACGACTGCGCCCCCTCCCTTTCGCCTGCCATGGAGCAGCTGTTGAGCGATGTCGATATTGTGCTGATTCCCATGATTCCCAGTCCGCTGTCGATTCGTGCCATGGAACAGGTCATCGCGTTCTTTGGCGAAAAGAAAAACAGCCCGCAAAAGATCGTGGGCTTTTTTAACCAGGTAGATATGCGCCGCAACCTGCACCGCCAGGCGGTGGAAAACCTCAAGCAAATGCCGGTACCTATGCTTAAAAGCTGGATTCCCATGAACTCAGCGGTAGAGCAAATGGCGCTGCGGCAGGCACCGCTGACCAGCTACGCGAGCCATGGCCGCGCCGCGCTGGCTTATCAGGAAATGTGGAAGGAATTGGCCCGTTTGTTACGGAAGACTGAGCGGGAAGCCAGCGTTGCCTCATAG
- the bioB gene encoding biotin synthase BioB: MNATSHPLIRHDWTRAEVKALFELPFSDLMYQAQTVHRSFFNPNEVQVSTLCSIKTGACPEDCAYCPQSARYDTGLEREKLMAVEKVIEEAKAAKASGATRFCMGAAWRSPKGKDMPYVTSMVKGVKSLGLETCMTLGMLNEDQAQELADAGLDYYNHNLDTSPEYYGEIITTRTYQDRLQTLSNVRKAGMKVCCGGIVGMGEEEGDRAGLLVQLATMPEHPESVPVNMLVKVEGTPLADQADLDPFDFIRTIAVARILMPKSHVRLSAGREQMNEQMQAMAFLAGANSIFYGEKLLTTPNPEASKDMQLFKRLGITPEAYEIHEDEAEQEAAVVNQLQEAQLDSFFYNAAK; encoded by the coding sequence ATGAATGCTACCAGCCACCCCCTGATTCGCCATGACTGGACCCGCGCTGAAGTGAAAGCGCTGTTTGAATTACCTTTCAGTGATCTGATGTATCAAGCCCAGACGGTCCATCGCAGTTTTTTTAATCCCAACGAAGTCCAGGTCAGTACCTTGTGTTCCATCAAGACCGGTGCCTGCCCGGAAGATTGCGCTTACTGTCCGCAGTCCGCCCGCTACGACACCGGGCTGGAACGCGAAAAACTCATGGCGGTTGAAAAAGTCATCGAGGAAGCCAAAGCGGCCAAGGCCAGCGGCGCCACTCGTTTCTGTATGGGCGCGGCCTGGCGGTCACCTAAAGGTAAAGATATGCCTTACGTCACCAGCATGGTTAAAGGCGTGAAGTCGCTGGGGCTGGAAACCTGTATGACCCTGGGTATGTTGAATGAAGATCAGGCGCAGGAACTGGCTGACGCCGGTCTGGATTATTACAACCACAATCTCGATACCTCGCCGGAATACTATGGCGAAATCATCACCACCCGCACCTATCAGGATCGCCTGCAAACCCTCAGCAATGTGCGCAAAGCCGGCATGAAAGTCTGCTGTGGCGGCATCGTCGGTATGGGCGAAGAAGAAGGTGATCGCGCGGGCTTGCTGGTGCAATTGGCGACCATGCCGGAGCACCCGGAATCGGTGCCGGTGAACATGCTGGTTAAAGTGGAAGGCACACCACTGGCAGATCAGGCAGATCTTGATCCGTTTGATTTTATCCGCACCATCGCCGTTGCCCGCATCCTGATGCCCAAATCCCACGTTCGTTTATCGGCCGGTCGTGAACAGATGAACGAGCAAATGCAAGCCATGGCATTTCTCGCCGGCGCCAATTCGATTTTCTACGGCGAAAAATTATTGACCACGCCCAATCCGGAAGCCAGCAAGGACATGCAATTGTTCAAGCGTCTTGGCATTACGCCGGAAGCCTATGAAATTCATGAAGATGAAGCCGAGCAAGAAGCGGCCGTCGTCAATCAATTGCAAGAAGCGCAACTCGATTCATTTTTCTACAACGCTGCCAAATAA
- a CDS encoding bifunctional UDP-sugar hydrolase/5'-nucleotidase — MKAKTFLLILFLNTLLVSCAGPGSREPVEINLVALNDFHGYLQPSPFSYTDPGNPDAVITVQAGGVATLGGLLNKLRQDDPQLLFVGVGDLIGASPPISAMWADEPSLEAMKLLELRLSSLGNHELDEGKAELLRQINGGCDSPRPEKACQWRNDFSGAGFPYIAANLIDTETENTLVAPYVIETVRGIKIAFVGAQVEDLASVVSASSMQGIRVEDEAEAINRFIPEIKRKGADIVVAVVHQGGNTLAAFDQPDCTDLEGDIVDIVERLDPAVDLVLSAHTHEAYLCMVGDVPVTQAASYGRLVTHLTLVFEPAGEKLLDVQARNLIVDPQRYEPDPELLAWQATVEARSRAVLERPIARMGAATITRVPNRHGESAMGDLVADAQLAATQALGAQIALMNSGGIRSDLVLKDVETPLNFSQVAAVHPFKGTLQVISLTGAQIKAVLEQQWQGEGAGSFKPLQISHSFTYRWDGSQPRGQRVLADSLSLDGEPILPTETYRISVNAFLADGGDNFSALTEASERIDTGIPDLKALTDYLVAQEKAGAPAGRAEPAERILRVD, encoded by the coding sequence GTGAAGGCAAAAACATTTCTTCTGATTCTATTTCTCAATACCTTATTGGTAAGTTGTGCAGGCCCCGGGTCCCGCGAGCCGGTGGAAATCAATCTGGTTGCCCTCAATGACTTTCACGGTTACCTGCAGCCGAGTCCATTCAGTTACACCGACCCCGGTAATCCGGATGCGGTTATTACGGTTCAGGCTGGCGGCGTCGCGACGCTTGGCGGTTTGCTGAATAAATTACGGCAGGATGATCCGCAATTACTGTTTGTCGGGGTGGGTGATCTAATCGGTGCTTCCCCGCCGATCTCGGCTATGTGGGCCGATGAACCGAGTCTGGAAGCGATGAAATTGTTGGAGCTGCGCCTTTCATCGCTCGGCAATCATGAGCTGGATGAAGGCAAAGCCGAGCTATTGCGCCAGATCAACGGTGGGTGTGATTCCCCGCGCCCGGAGAAAGCCTGCCAATGGCGCAACGATTTTAGCGGTGCAGGTTTTCCGTATATTGCTGCGAACCTGATCGATACAGAAACAGAGAATACTCTGGTTGCGCCCTATGTGATTGAAACCGTGCGTGGAATAAAGATCGCGTTTGTCGGTGCACAAGTGGAAGACCTTGCGTCGGTCGTCTCTGCCAGTTCCATGCAAGGCATTCGCGTTGAGGATGAAGCTGAAGCAATCAACCGTTTTATCCCGGAGATTAAACGCAAGGGCGCAGATATTGTTGTCGCCGTTGTGCATCAGGGTGGCAATACCCTCGCCGCGTTTGATCAACCCGATTGTACTGACCTGGAGGGCGACATCGTGGATATTGTTGAGCGCCTCGATCCCGCCGTTGACCTGGTATTGAGCGCGCACACTCATGAAGCCTATTTATGCATGGTGGGCGATGTACCGGTAACGCAAGCGGCATCCTACGGTCGCCTGGTGACGCACCTTACCCTGGTATTCGAGCCCGCCGGGGAAAAATTGTTGGATGTGCAGGCACGTAACCTGATTGTTGACCCACAGCGCTATGAACCCGATCCGGAATTATTGGCCTGGCAGGCGACGGTTGAGGCACGCAGTCGCGCGGTGCTTGAGCGGCCGATTGCGCGTATGGGTGCAGCGACAATCACGCGCGTACCTAATCGTCACGGCGAATCAGCCATGGGCGATCTGGTCGCCGATGCGCAACTTGCTGCGACTCAAGCTTTGGGAGCGCAAATCGCGTTGATGAACAGTGGCGGTATTCGCAGTGACCTGGTGCTGAAAGATGTTGAAACACCGTTAAATTTTTCGCAGGTAGCTGCAGTTCATCCGTTTAAAGGGACGCTGCAAGTCATCAGCTTGACCGGTGCACAAATAAAGGCTGTGTTGGAGCAGCAATGGCAGGGCGAGGGCGCGGGTAGTTTTAAACCCTTACAGATTTCACACTCGTTCACTTACCGTTGGGATGGATCGCAGCCACGCGGCCAGCGTGTTCTGGCTGACAGCCTGTCGCTTGATGGTGAACCAATCTTGCCGACAGAAACCTATCGCATTTCTGTTAACGCCTTTCTCGCGGATGGCGGCGATAATTTTTCAGCGCTAACGGAAGCTAGCGAGCGGATTGATACCGGCATACCGGACCTCAAGGCGCTGACAGATTATCTGGTTGCCCAGGAGAAAGCAGGCGCTCCGGCGGGGCGTGCTGAGCCGGCGGAACGTATCCTGCGGGTTGATTGA
- a CDS encoding putative metalloprotease CJM1_0395 family protein has translation MITNIPSSFANAVAPFAPLGRQVVSEEGVDLKSSNFKALEQSADAARGENRRSPDERPNDIGEQERLREGRVRGDDAQGGRRGDPEKAGEDQELQEVRELAARDREVRSHEQAHAAVGGKYAGSPVYEFVRGPDGVSYAVGGEVSIDTSPIPGDPEATIAKAQQIRRAANAPAEPSSQDRRVAAEASLMEAEARAVLRQERVAESEQAREEKIERADEKKAEDARKEKESEAQQAASERAEQQRAQRADALAEASRRNIDINRRLLDIGVNNNIPVIGSFLDRQA, from the coding sequence ATGATTACCAATATCCCTTCCAGCTTTGCCAACGCCGTCGCACCCTTCGCGCCGCTCGGTCGTCAGGTAGTGAGCGAGGAAGGGGTTGATCTCAAATCGTCGAACTTCAAAGCCCTGGAGCAATCCGCTGACGCCGCACGGGGGGAAAACCGCCGCTCTCCCGATGAACGTCCCAATGATATAGGCGAGCAAGAGCGCCTCCGCGAAGGGCGGGTCAGGGGTGATGATGCCCAGGGTGGGCGTCGCGGTGATCCCGAAAAAGCAGGCGAGGATCAAGAGCTGCAAGAAGTTCGTGAGCTCGCGGCTCGTGATCGTGAGGTGCGCAGCCATGAGCAAGCGCATGCAGCCGTAGGCGGTAAATATGCGGGAAGCCCCGTCTATGAATTCGTGCGCGGCCCCGATGGTGTGAGCTATGCCGTGGGTGGCGAGGTCAGCATTGATACCAGCCCTATTCCCGGTGATCCCGAAGCGACTATTGCCAAGGCGCAACAGATTCGTCGCGCCGCCAACGCGCCAGCGGAGCCTTCATCACAGGATCGCCGCGTGGCGGCGGAGGCATCCCTGATGGAAGCCGAGGCGCGAGCAGTGCTGCGTCAGGAGCGGGTCGCTGAGAGTGAGCAAGCCCGCGAAGAAAAAATCGAGCGTGCCGATGAGAAAAAAGCAGAAGACGCGCGCAAGGAAAAAGAAAGCGAAGCCCAGCAAGCTGCCAGCGAACGTGCTGAACAGCAGCGCGCACAGCGTGCCGACGCGCTGGCGGAAGCAAGCCGCCGCAATATCGATATCAACCGTCGCCTGCTCGACATCGGTGTGAATAACAATATCCCTGTCATTGGTTCCTTTCTCGATCGTCAGGCCTAG
- a CDS encoding DUF3094 family protein: protein MTSKLSPEDQARVDSVTSRGVNSVERAPFRVWVLLGVILLVLTGLSIFSYIIAWLHGVV, encoded by the coding sequence ATGACGAGCAAGTTATCGCCGGAAGATCAGGCGCGGGTGGACAGTGTGACGTCCCGTGGTGTTAACAGTGTTGAGCGAGCGCCTTTTCGTGTCTGGGTATTACTCGGCGTTATCCTGCTTGTGCTAACAGGTTTGAGTATCTTCAGCTACATCATCGCCTGGTTACACGGTGTCGTGTAG
- the rimP gene encoding ribosome maturation factor RimP translates to MASKQEQLHALIAPVAASLGCELWGLEYLTQGRYTTLRIYIDREDGGVMLEDCEKVSRQVSSVMDVEDPIDGEYTLEVSSPGMDRPLYTLDQYARYIGEQINVRLRLARDGRRKFKGTIMAVEGDEVRIGVDDKEYVLHLDAIDKANIVPRFD, encoded by the coding sequence ATGGCGTCCAAACAAGAACAGTTACACGCATTGATTGCTCCGGTTGCCGCGTCATTAGGCTGCGAGCTCTGGGGGTTGGAATATTTGACCCAGGGGCGCTATACCACACTGCGAATTTATATTGATCGCGAAGACGGTGGTGTGATGTTGGAAGACTGCGAAAAGGTCAGTCGCCAGGTCAGCAGCGTGATGGACGTGGAAGACCCAATCGACGGTGAATACACGCTGGAAGTATCTTCTCCCGGTATGGATCGCCCCTTGTACACACTGGACCAATACGCGCGTTATATCGGCGAGCAAATTAATGTTCGCTTACGTCTTGCGCGCGATGGTCGTCGTAAATTCAAAGGCACCATCATGGCCGTAGAAGGCGATGAAGTCCGTATTGGTGTTGATGACAAAGAATATGTTTTACATCTGGATGCTATCGATAAAGCGAATATTGTTCCTCGCTTTGATTGA